In a single window of the Nicotiana tomentosiformis chromosome 10, ASM39032v3, whole genome shotgun sequence genome:
- the LOC104101660 gene encoding putative F-box protein At1g47790 has protein sequence MDEEENGSGVQFADDIVFEIPIWLPTKSLMRFKCVAKAWNTLIRHDPNFVKSHIAHSLARPSATHLLFQLDISPPLPSGQPSSNSPRAQLKERSPLQLAPHHYSDTRVVYDICSNQCNGLVCLYDLYRHKSQIYLYNITTGEIKALPSSLVKVFEYSKVPTLFMGFDPIKEKYKLLYFSDEFKIKIKILALGTNSWREVKLIPFQPSPKFSNLEKAASLVEVEWSNIPKIVFATTSFISAPTTLVFPNHFSLKFASNFVENIIPLSFVDV, from the coding sequence ATGGATGAAGAAGAGAATGGTTCTGGAGTTCAATTTGCAGATGACATAGTATTCGAGATACCAATTTGGCTCCCTACTAAGTCCCTCATGCGATTCAAGTGTGTTGCTAAAGCTTGGAATACTTTAATACGACATGATCCCAACTTTGTCAAGTCTCACATTGCTCATTCTCTTGCCCGTCCCTCAGCCACCCACCTATTGTTTCAACTGGATATTTCTCCTCCTCTCCCATCTGGGCAGCCCTCTTCTAATTCCCCAAGAGCACAACTAAAAGAAAGATCTCCTTTACAACTCGCGCCTCATCATTATTCTGACACGAGAGTAGTGTATGATATATGCTCAAATCAGTGCAATGGCCTTGTTTGTCTTTACGATCTTTATAGACATAAGTCTCAAATTTACTTATACAACATTACCACAGGGGAGATTAAAGCTTTGCCATCCTCTCTAGTAAAAGTGTTTGAATACTCGAAGGTTCCTACATTATTTATGGGATTTGATCCGATCAAAGAAAAATACAAATTGCTTTATTTTTCTGATGAATTCAAAATAAAGATCAAGATTCTTGCTCTAGGAACCAACTCCTGGAGAGAAGTAAAATTAATCCCTTTTCAGCCTTCACCCAAGTTTTCCAATTTGGAGAAGGCTGCTAGCTTGGTCGAAGTAGAATGGAGCAACATTCCGAAGATTGTTTTTGCAACAACGAGCTTTATTAGTGCTCCAACTACTTTGGTGTTCCCCAATCATTTTAGCTTAAAATTTGCTAGCAATTTTGTTGAGAACATTATCCCATTATCATTTGTTGATGTTTAG